CTTGGTAGTAAAATACCGATTCCAGGAGTTGCCAGTGCCATCAATATTCTCAGAAGTTCTTCAGGGATAAGCCCTGCCGATATCAATAATCAACATTATGCGGATCTTGCCAACAGCCTGAAAAGTATCGTTCAAGATAGAGATAATATCATTTTTGTTTCCGGCCATGATCACAACTTACAGTATCATGAAGAAGGAAATATGAGGCAGATCATTAGTGGCGCAGGGTCTAAAACCAATCCGTCTACTATCGTTGAAAAAACAGACTTTTCCTATGGAGGAAGTGGTTTTGCTGTTCTTAATATTAGAAAAGATCAGAGTTCTGATGTAGAGTTTTTTTCTACAAAAGATGCCAAACTTCAGAAACTGTCACAGATTTCTGTTATCTCCAAACCTGATGTATTTGTGAATAACTTTCCTAATACATTCCCAGCTACATTTTCTTCTACGATCTATCCGGTTCAGCTTACCCAAAAAAAAGGTTTCTACCGATGGCTTTGGGGTGAACATTACAGAAAATACTACGGAATGCCTATCGAAGCTCCTACAGCCAATCTTTCTGAATTGAATGGTGGCTATATCCCATTCAGGGAAGGAGGCGGAAATCAGTCTAATAGTCTAAGATTAAAAGCTAATGACGGACAGGAATTCGTGATGCGAGGAGTGAAAAAAAGTGCTGTCCGGTTTCTAAACAATATGGCCTTTACAAAAAGTACTTTGAAAGAAGAACTTACCAATACTTTTCCGGAAAAATTCCTTTTGGATTTTTATACGACCAATCATCCTTTCACACCGTTTACGATAGGAAATATGTCAGAAAAACTGAATATATTCCACAGCAATCCAAAGTTATATTATATTCCTAAACAACAGGCTTTAGGGAAATATAATCAAGATTATGGTGATGAAATGTATATGATTGAAGAGCGCTATTCTTCAGATCCAAAAACATTGGCTTATCTAGATCATGCAAAAGATATTGTTTCTACTGATGATGTTCTAAAAAACCTGACCAAAAACTACAAATATTCTGTAGACCGAACTTCTTACATCAGAGCAAGATTATTTGATATGTTGATTGGTGACTGGGACAGGCATTCGGATCAGTGGAAATGGGCAGAGTATGAAGAAGGTAATAAAATCATCTATAAACCTATTCCTAAGGATAGAGATCAGGCCTTTAGCAAATATGACGGTGCAGCATTTAAACTTATCATGAATGTTCCTGCCATCCGACACATGAAGACCTTTACAGAAGATATCAGCAGTGTAAAATGGTTGGCTATGGAGCCCTATCCTATGGATCTTGTCTTTTTAAAAGCTTCTACTCAGGAAGAGTGGGAAGCCCAGGCAAAATATATTCAGGAGCATTTGACCGATGCTGATATTGATGATGCATTTCATAATCTTCCAAAGGAAGTTCAGGACGATACCATTGAAGATATCCAAAGAAAACTGAAAATAAGAAAAACAAAACTACAGAGGTACGCCTCCGACTACTACAATGTTCTTCAGGAAAAAGTTCCTTTAGCCGGAACCGCTAACCCAGATAAATTTGTGATCACCAAAAACGGACATTCTGTTCTTGTACAACAATATAAATTAGGTAAAAACAAGGATAAAAATGAACTTGTTTTTGAAAAGAATTATGAAGATTCAAAAACTAAAGAATTGTGGATCTATGGATTGGAGGATGATGATATTTATGAGGTAGTAGGAACCGGGCGTCCTAGAATGAACATCAGACTAATTGGTGGTAATAACCATGATGTATACAATGTGACAGATGGAAGAAAAGTAAAAATCTATGACTTCGAATCTCAAAAGAATACTTATAATTCGGGGAATGCTACGAAAAATATTGCAGATGATTATGATATAAATACCTATAATTATAAGCATCCAAAGTATAATGCTTTTGCCGGATATCCTAACTTTGATTATAACCCTGATGATGGAGTGATTGTTGGTATTTTGGCTAATTATACCGTAAATAATTTCATCCGTGATCCTTTTACTCAAAAGCATAGTTTAAAAGCTAATTTTTATACTGCTACTGCTGGATTTAGTCTTATTTATAAAGGGATTTTCAAAAAAGCAATTTCTGGATGGGATTTTAATCTTGATGCAGCTTATACGACTCCAAGATTCTCTCAGAATTTCTTTGGTCTTTCCAATGAAAGCCCATATGATAAAGAAAATACAGAAAGGGAATACAACAGAGCAAGAATCTCCAAATTCAATGTGGCTCCTTCTATCTCGAAGAAAGGCTGGATGAATTTTAATCACCAGCTCCAGCTTACTTTTGAAGATAATAAAGTACAGAGAAAAGACGGTCGCTTTATCAATACTTCTCCAGATGTAAGACCTGAGGTCTTCAACAGCCAG
This is a stretch of genomic DNA from Chryseobacterium tructae. It encodes these proteins:
- a CDS encoding metallophosphoesterase yields the protein MNLSFKTHLKNTSIVLRTVMSAGVMYSCATYNVQKGKNLFEVKDSEIKSENDFKLFLIGDAGNADEPQAQKTLDLLKGKLDSADSNSMLIFLGDNIYPNGMPKESDKGYALAKQKLEDQFSITKNFKGKTLVIPGNHDWYSGLSGLNAQESFVKKYFDDKKAFLPKNGCPIDDISITKDIKLIAIDTEWVITNWDNYPGINKNCHIKTREDFYTEFKDLIIKNQGKRIIVALHHPIISSGTHAGFHSAKSHLFPLGSKIPIPGVASAINILRSSSGISPADINNQHYADLANSLKSIVQDRDNIIFVSGHDHNLQYHEEGNMRQIISGAGSKTNPSTIVEKTDFSYGGSGFAVLNIRKDQSSDVEFFSTKDAKLQKLSQISVISKPDVFVNNFPNTFPATFSSTIYPVQLTQKKGFYRWLWGEHYRKYYGMPIEAPTANLSELNGGYIPFREGGGNQSNSLRLKANDGQEFVMRGVKKSAVRFLNNMAFTKSTLKEELTNTFPEKFLLDFYTTNHPFTPFTIGNMSEKLNIFHSNPKLYYIPKQQALGKYNQDYGDEMYMIEERYSSDPKTLAYLDHAKDIVSTDDVLKNLTKNYKYSVDRTSYIRARLFDMLIGDWDRHSDQWKWAEYEEGNKIIYKPIPKDRDQAFSKYDGAAFKLIMNVPAIRHMKTFTEDISSVKWLAMEPYPMDLVFLKASTQEEWEAQAKYIQEHLTDADIDDAFHNLPKEVQDDTIEDIQRKLKIRKTKLQRYASDYYNVLQEKVPLAGTANPDKFVITKNGHSVLVQQYKLGKNKDKNELVFEKNYEDSKTKELWIYGLEDDDIYEVVGTGRPRMNIRLIGGNNHDVYNVTDGRKVKIYDFESQKNTYNSGNATKNIADDYDINTYNYKHPKYNAFAGYPNFDYNPDDGVIVGILANYTVNNFIRDPFTQKHSLKANFYTATAGFSLIYKGIFKKAISGWDFNLDAAYTTPRFSQNFFGLSNESPYDKENTEREYNRARISKFNVAPSISKKGWMNFNHQLQLTFEDNKVQRKDGRFINTSPDVRPEVFNSQQFLGANYTFSYKNADNVAFPTLGMELMLNADWKATFSNFNKNFLTLKGKLAIDHRIDKKGVFVFANASNVMWINNDNFEFYQAATLGGNNGLRAFRNERFSGRSYFTNNSEIRWDFGRIRNNIAPANLGILVGYDIGRVWNDGEYSRNGINQ